The Daphnia carinata strain CSIRO-1 chromosome 1, CSIRO_AGI_Dcar_HiC_V3, whole genome shotgun sequence sequence ACAATATTTTGTTTCAGCAAAAGTTGCTGGCAATTTGGCAAAAGACTCATAACACATTCTACTCAAATTTCACTTAACATGGTAAATGGGTAGCAATATGCGCCTTCTTTTCCCTACATGGGATCGTTGCCAAACAAATATTGCAAGAAACAAATCCTCTGATTCGCTGAAACAGAaagcaagaaataaaaagaagcacCATATAAACAATATTAGAAAATACTTTACCTTGAACTTGTCATCCATTTGCTCATCATGTTGAAGTCTCAAATGAGTATTCAATGCATACTCTAGTTTAAAAGATGTCCCACATTTGATACACATGTAAGGACAAATCCCTGCCTGTGAATGTACAATTATGAATGAAAATACGAAATAGTGCATTAATCTTTTTACGTGGTAAAGCATGTGCCTTTTCAGAAGACTGAGAGACATGAAAAACCGTTCGCAGTTGAACATAGGGCATTCAAACTCCTCCGTTTTCGCGTTGTTGTCCATAAAGATACTTAGCTCTTGTCGGATTACAATTACAATTGTGACAACAGAAATTTAGCTGTCCAGAATCAAAATGTCGAGTTTTCGAAAATTCGAAATCCAGAAAGTAACACGTTTTAATGACGTAAGTCACTGGATGTTGCCAAATTGATTGCCAATATATGGCGACCGGACATGGCAGTTGCCATTGTTTGACGttagaattttaaaattagcGATCAagattcttttcatttcaatggTGGTCCTGAGAAGGACCGTTGTCGAAACAGCTTTCAAAGACAATGGATTTAAATTACAAAACACATTCAGGCACATTAAGCACGTTCTCCACGAATACGACGGGCAAGCTGGATATCTTTCGGCATAATTGTGACTCTTTTGGCGTGAATAGCACACAAATTGGTATCTTCAAATAAACCAACAAGATAGGCTTCTGACGCTTCTTGCAAAGCCATAACAGCTGAGCTCTGAAAACGCAAATCAGTCTTAAAGTCCTGAGCGATTTCTCGGACCAGACGCTGGAATGGCAACTTTCGAATGAGTAATTCAGTCGACTTTTGATACCGCCGGATTTCCCGAAGAGCAACGGTTCCTGGCCTGCTCAAACACCCATTCCATGACAAACacaactatttttaaaaatttaaaaagggcATACTGCTAATTCGCTACCTGTAACGATGCGGCTTTTTGACACCACCCGTAGCTGGGGCAGATTTACGAGCAGCTTTTGTGGCCAACTGCTTACGTGGAGCTTTACCACCAGTCGACTTACGAGCGGTCTGCTTCGTACGAGCCATCTATAACAGATAAAATTGAAGGATGTACAATATTATAAAACCGAATTAAAACACGTCAATCGCATTCCGGCTTTCTTCTGTTAATAACCTCTATTCGGACGCTATGGAGACGTGAAGGCGGAGCTTTCGGAAATAATGGGAACGATTGGTGGCTTGGTTTCAGCCAATAGAAATCCAACCGCCTCAATAAATTGTACAGACGACCTTTATTTTTACCCCAGTCTTCGCTCAGCTCTGTGCAAgtattgtttgaattttctaaTAAAAACAGTCGAATTAGAAATGACAGGCCGTGGTAAGGGAGGCAAAGGACTTGGTAAGGGAGGCGCCAAACGTCATCGTAAAGTTTTGCGTGACAACATTCAAGGTATTACTAAGCCTGCCATTCGTCGTCTTGCACGTCGTGGCGGTGTAAAACGTATTTCGGGTCTCATCTACGAAGAAACCCGTGGTGTCTTGAAAGTTTTCCTTGAGAATGTCATTCGCGATGCGGTTACTTACACCGAACATGCTAAACGCAAAACCGTCACAGCAATGGATGTGGTGTACGCTCTGAAACGTCAGGGCCGTACTCTTTACGGTTTTGGTGGTTGATCAGCTACTTCAAGAACCCGGGACAAGCTAATAAAAGTTCTTCAAATTAGTAAGTTTTTTACCaacattttttgctttatttttgattgataCAGCGTAGTATTGACATGACTGGTATTTGCGCAGTTATCCAAGATGGCGTCTCGACATTTTTATCCTCTTGTGCTTTCTCGTCTGTTTTCTTATGGATCGGCTGCAGCCATGACACCAAACGGCACTGAAGTGAATTAAATTCATCCCTCTTGCTTGATTGGATCTGCACAATTTTCTTCCAGTatacaaattgttttttatgtttaatctTTCAATTCGATCTTAGCGTCCCACTCGAATAATGTATTTCGGTACCTATGGATCTAATGTGATGCAGCAAATGTTATGACCAGAATACAAGTGTTTTGCTGTACAATtaatttcctcatttttcaaTAGTCTCGAAGCATGTGAGTAACGTTAGGTAGAGAAtagatgaaaatgaatttctaaAAATGTTCAACATTTGAACAGTTTTctgtgtgttgttttcttataAGTGTACTGAGTAGTTAAAGTTCATCTTTTTCAATATTTGCATTGCTGACAATGgtatcatttttcttatcagTTGGATGTAATATAACAGAAATCTCCTCGTTCCAAAAACGACTTGCATCAGCTCGGTAGTCTGAATCAACAACCAAAGTTGTACCGATGCGTAAAAACAGACGGTTCTTATTGAACGGTGTCCATGAAGTTGGTATATGATCCGTAATTATCGACGTAGGGAcgctaaaaaaagaaattggatataatttcaaatttatgGCACCTAAATAAAGGTATTAACAAATACCCGGTTTTCGCGAAATTGGTCAACAAAGGGACGAAAACATGCTTGCTGAATTCGATATCGTCGGATGACATCAGCAAATCTTTGCCCCAAAGGTCACTAAAAATATATTGAAGATCATCTCCTTGGGCAACACCTAGAGCAATTTTAAAGCTATACTATCCAGAATAAGCCAATGAATGTTACAGAAAGTAATCGATACCGAAATCCGCGATTTCACCCTGAAGATTTACAACGCTGTATTGGCCGCGGTATTCGAAAACATAACGATAGATCGGCACGCTATGGTTTGCGAGTAGACGCGAATAACGATCCGTGCAGCGGGTGTAGAGCAAATCAGTTAAAAACTAAGGGCGAAACCGAAAATAACTTGTAGCAATGATTTTCATTACAAGTATCATTAATCACACTTGCCTCGACATATTTTGGTCTAAACTGATCCTCTTCATCTAGATCGACGTTGCGAAAATATTTACGTCGTATAGCTTTTGACAAAGATGGAAGTTTGCGATCGAATCCCGACATCATTGGTAGCAGACGGGGAAGCTGGTCTACAAAACTGTCATCGTACCGGCCGTTACTTAACGTATTCAGTGTCACTGTAACACAAATAACGGCAAATTTGCTTAAATTTAAATCAGGAAAATAAGAAGACATTTACGTCGATAAAAGAAGGCTCcttcgtcttttgtttgccCGGTTAAAGTAGGCACGCGATGAAAAGAACCTTTTGTTAGCATATCTTCCGGATCAACCAGAATAACGACACCGTCCACCACAGGCGTGAACCTCCGAGGAAAACTATAAAACATCTTAAATAAATaaccaaattaaaaatacaaCGACAAAAGCAACGACAAAACAAGAGTGGGAGACGTAATGTACTTACATGCATATCGGTGGATTTAAGAATAATATCTTCCACAGGCACCTTGCGTAAGCAATCAACCATTTCTTTCATTCCCATCTCAGAGCATTCTACCCGTCGTGCAAGTTCCAAAGTTGCTTCTCTTGGTTTATGTTGGATGTACTCACCACACAGGGCGTTACCGGATAGAGCAATAATTCTAGAGAATAGCCCATCAGCTACAGGTGACATACCAAGCAATGTTGCTGATACTGCTCCGCTGTCTTGTCCAAACAGTGTCACCGAGTTGgtttctcccccttttttccgTACGGCAATGttaataatacaaaatgaaTAATGGAAAAGTTTTTAATTATTAGACGTATTACCAAAAGCCGAAATGTGATCTTTAATCCAGCGTAAAGCCGCCACTTGATCCAATAGTGCCCAGTTACCTGGGGCTCGATTGTCACCACTACTCAAGAAACCTAAATAACATCATTGTTCACACAACAAACAGCGGTTAGTCAATACTACACATTATTtcagctgttttgtttttgtttgcaacCTAGAGCGCCGAGGCGATATTGTACAGTAACCAGAACTATATCCTGTTCCAGTAAAAGCTTTGGGCCAAAAAAGTACGATACGCCACCTCCCGTCACAAAGGCCCCGCCGTGCAGAAAGACCATCACAGCCCGTGAACCACGAATCTGTGACTcgtgattttttaaattcttaaaataaaatgggttgTAAAATCTAAAATTACATACAGAAGGCGTATAAATGTTCAATATCAGGCAATCCTCATCTCCGACTGGTTCATTGCTTTGTAGGTTAAATTGGGGACAAAGATTTCCATCTTTTAAAGCATTGCGAATACCCGACCAAGGTTCCTCTGCTTCTGGAGGCTAATTGAATTTGGTTAGAAAGTCAAAGCGGACAATTTTTTTAGCATTCAAACACGGGTACCTGAAAACGCCTTTCTCCTATTGGTGCCTTAGCATATTTAATGCCTTTGAACGAATAATAGGATGTTTTAAAATCGACAACCTCTTTTCGACCTCGCAGTGAAcctgttttcgttttcaatacTACAGTTTCTTCATAGAAATCTTCGGTCTCCTCTTGTTCGAGACTCCAATTCGGCGCAACCATGATGCAAATCATGGACAAAATTTGGATCCACACATCAGTCGACGCCATTTGTCTTTCTTCTCACGAGAACTCTGACAAGTCTAATAATCGTTAGAAGACGTAATGTTATGTTGAGCTGTAGGAATACTTCTTCGCTGGTAAGAACCTTAACGACAACTGACTGTTCAAGAACTGTCAGTTTCTGTATTATAACACAGAATGTCGCAATACTTCACGCTACATGGAACAGTTCGTCTTTTTCCTGGTAGCCGTCCTCAAAATGATCACACTGCAGACACTGCGTGATTGCCTTGTCGGTCTCTGTCATAAATAGGAATAGAAAAAGTGAAATTTCCTTGGGTACCGGAGACCAGCTCTTCAAATATTGTTCTGGTCGAAGTCATTAATCAAATGTAACTATGGATGGGCATGGGACTTACCTTCATTAAAAATTACCAGAAACCATTCCAACTCCCTACAAACAAGCCACGGATCGGTGACGAGCTGACAACACAACGAAAGTCCGCACTTTCACTGCCATGCAATTAGAGCGCTCGAGAGCCATAACAAAGAACATGCTGTGCATCTATAAAACAGATGTTgtacttttgaattttccaaTGCTTTTAAGGAAGTATAATATAAATTCATTaaggagaaatgaaaaaaaaatattacctgAAAAGTTGGCGAGACTTGTTCCATTTCAGTCTGTCGTGTTAATTTCGTTTTAGGTCTCTGAAAACAGTCACATGAACATAGCCGAGTTTAATTATTGCCCGTGAACTATCGTTTCAAATGCTAGGAAATGAAAGATGAAACTATGAATACTACGGCCAGTAACAAGTTCGCTTTCTCAAGGGCAGAAGGTTTGTTGTCTTTTTCCCGATGAAAACGTGGATATCCTAGATCAGGCAAACTGGAATGAGAACTAGAAATAGGGTAATGTTGATACCATTTTGAAAGTTACTTTAAATCTATTTTAATGctttaattttattatacCACCTGAAAAATGTCAACACGATAATAAACACAATTGGGAATATACAGCGAAGGCAAGCTCATGAATCACAACGCAATTGATAAAATAGTTGGCACGgttaaaatataatttaagTTTACGGAGAAGTAGGCAACGTGAACATCTGATTtaccaaattctttttgttgattttgccCATGGCATTCCGAGGTATGCTATCTACTACTTTCCAAACTGTAGGAATAGCATACGGTGCCAtagttgcattttttttgcacCACGACTTCAGTTCGTCAACTTCCAGTTTACTGCGCTCCTTGGGAACCAAAACAGCCGCAACCTGTGAATGAAGTGCATGATTATTTtaccaaaagaattttttttcttgatgtaCAAGTCTTACCGCTTGTCCCCATACGGGATCAGGTAAACCAACTACAGCGCAATCACTAATACGCGGATGGGCTAACAATTCTGTTTCAATTTGGAGGGCGCTAAGTTTGTGACCTCCCGATTTGATTATATCAGCAGATGCTCTTCCGAGAATTTTGTAGTAACCGTTGTTAAACTGGGCGATGTCTCCTACAAATATGATGGTAATATatattgtttttgaataatgaGGCGTTGTTTAAATTACCGGTTTTAAACCATCCATCTTTTGTGAACTCTTTCTCTGTCACATCGGGTTTGTTCCAATAACCCTGGAAAACGCTGTTACCTCGGACAAGAAGCTCACCTGAAAGTCCAGCCTGTACGTTTCGCAAATAAGTATAATCGAGATGCACGAAAATAAtacagaaaaattttttaccttGCCGGGTTCGACTTTAGTTGCTTTAGAGTTGCCTTCTGCTAGGATATCGTAGTATACTTTAGAACCATCCAAACTGGTTTTAAACTCAGCGATGCGAACACGGACACCAGGAAGAGGGAAGCCCACAtgaccttaaaaaaaaaaaaaaaaaaaaagataaaatgtaCTACAAGCCATTCTGCGATTTCAGAgcaatattatttttgttaccaGGTCTGCGTTCTCCTTTAATGGGGTTAGATAACGCCATTCCAATCTCTGTCATTCCGTAGCGTTCCAACAGTTGATGCCCCGTAATGGATCGCCATTGATGAAAGACGGACTCCGGTAAGAGGGCCGAGCCGCTGACCATCAATCTAAAGATAAAAAGTGTGAGCATCTCCACGTTAAGCATTAAGCTTGACTTCAAAATAACCTCATCTTCGTCGAACAAGTGGCCTTGACGTACTCTTTTAGTTTAGGATTGCCCGCAAACTTGCGTTGATACTCGTTAATTAACATTGAATAAATGGTGGGTACAGCCATAAATACGGTTGGTCGTTCACTGTTTGACATGTTTACACCTAAAAGATTAGACCACACCAAACTGGCATCAAATTTCGGCAGCATTATACACCTATAGCCGAATATTAAAGAGTTTAAAGTAACCGCCCCGCAGACGATGGCACAAGCTATACCTGGCGCCAACATAGAGTGGGCAAAGAAGGGCATTAACGATTCCATGGGTGTGATACAGAGGCAAAGTGTGAAGAATTACATCAGCTGGCGACCAAGACCACGAGCTAACCAGGGAACGGACTTGGGAGTCGATATTTACGTGACTCAGTAGAACTCCTTTAGGTTTTCCTGTAGTCCCGCTGGTGTATAGAATCATGGCGTTTGCTTGCCGATAGAAATTATCAGGCATCGAAAACTCGCTTAAAAGCCCAGCCAGTGTCGAATCAATGGACGGTGGATTTGTTTCAACTCTAACACTTGAGCAAATGTTCTCAGAATTTTTTTCACCGACAGGCCGAGAAGACGACGAATCTTGACGCGACCATGTGTCATCAATAACTAATAACGGAAGGCCATTCAAGTTAGAAGACAATGATGTCATTAGCTCTACATTTGATGGGTCTGATGTGGTAATGGCCAATGAAGCTTCTGAATCCTATTAGGGATTCATGAGACTGCAGTTagaacaaaacataaaaaaaggaagaaatgtgTTACCTGGATGTAGTATGAGAGTAATGATGGCGGATGCACCGGAGAAAGAGGAACCGCTTTTCAAATGCATTCATGTAAGATATTAATGATAAGGAAGATGAGTTTAGATTAAAATCAGAAACGGTACTTTTATCGTATTTTTACTACCAtaatacatttatttttatgcgATCGAACGCATTTGGCAAAAATTCGGAAAAGTTACCATAGCTTAAAATTGATTGACAGTATAAGCAcagtggaaacaaaaaattagaaattttcatTGACACAGTTTTCATGTTCCTTTGCATTGACCTTGGCCTACATCACAACTTCCTTATCTGCAATGGAATGCCTTATCAGGAACATAACAGTATTATGCAATGTAtccaaacacaaaaaatttgtATGAATGCATCTAGCATCACATTAtgcaatctttaattttttgtgttacAGCTACAAGGGTTCATCCCTAGTTTAACCAAATATAAATGAATTAAGGCTTACCTATGTGACCAGACGCCCAGCATGCCCATTGCGCAAGGACATATGTAACATCATTTGGGCAT is a genomic window containing:
- the LOC130692220 gene encoding histone H4, with product MTGRGKGGKGLGKGGAKRHRKVLRDNIQGITKPAIRRLARRGGVKRISGLIYEETRGVLKVFLENVIRDAVTYTEHAKRKTVTAMDVVYALKRQGRTLYGFGG
- the LOC130691885 gene encoding histone H3, with translation MARTKQTARKSTGGKAPRKQLATKAARKSAPATGGVKKPHRYRPGTVALREIRRYQKSTELLIRKLPFQRLVREIAQDFKTDLRFQSSAVMALQEASEAYLVGLFEDTNLCAIHAKRVTIMPKDIQLARRIRGERA
- the LOC130691887 gene encoding zinc finger and BTB domain-containing protein 44-like — encoded protein: MDNNAKTEEFECPMFNCERFFMSLSLLKRHMLYHAGICPYMCIKCGTSFKLEYALNTHLRLQHDEQMDDKFKRIRGFVSCNICLATIPCREKKAHIATHLPC
- the LOC130691830 gene encoding malonate--CoA ligase ACSF3, mitochondrial-like gives rise to the protein MAFLILKPVICFLSSISSNKSVTLYRAARRGFCSIPHGKTEEKNELITPVFQIATNHLNKIALKDKNGTHTYQDILRKSLLLARKIQGKLGVNKTQERIVFLCPNDVTYVLAQWACWASGHIAVPLSPVHPPSLLSYYIQDSEASLAITTSDPSNVELMTSLSSNLNGLPLLVIDDTWSRQDSSSSRPVGEKNSENICSSVRVETNPPSIDSTLAGLLSEFSMPDNFYRQANAMILYTSGTTGKPKGVLLSHVNIDSQVRSLVSSWSWSPADVILHTLPLYHTHGIVNALLCPLYVGARCIMLPKFDASLVWSNLLGVNMSNSERPTVFMAVPTIYSMLINEYQRKFAGNPKLKEYVKATCSTKMRLMVSGSALLPESVFHQWRSITGHQLLERYGMTEIGMALSNPIKGERRPGHVGFPLPGVRVRIAEFKTSLDGSKVYYDILAEGNSKATKVEPGKAGLSGELLVRGNSVFQGYWNKPDVTEKEFTKDGWFKTGDIAQFNNGYYKILGRASADIIKSGGHKLSALQIETELLAHPRISDCAVVGLPDPVWGQAVAAVLVPKERSKLEVDELKSWCKKNATMAPYAIPTVWKVVDSIPRNAMGKINKKNLVNQMFTLPTSP
- the LOC130691833 gene encoding carboxylesterase 4A-like produces the protein MASTDVWIQILSMICIMVAPNWSLEQEETEDFYEETVVLKTKTGSLRGRKEVVDFKTSYYSFKGIKYAKAPIGERRFQPPEAEEPWSGIRNALKDGNLCPQFNLQSNEPVGDEDCLILNIYTPSIRGSRAVMVFLHGGAFVTGGGVSYFFGPKLLLEQDIVLVTVQYRLGALGFLSSGDNRAPGNWALLDQVAALRWIKDHISAFGGETNSVTLFGQDSGAVSATLLGMSPVADGLFSRIIALSGNALCGEYIQHKPREATLELARRVECSEMGMKEMVDCLRKVPVEDIILKSTDMHMFYSFPRRFTPVVDGVVILVDPEDMLTKGSFHRVPTLTGQTKDEGAFFYRLTLNTLSNGRYDDSFVDQLPRLLPMMSGFDRKLPSLSKAIRRKYFRNVDLDEEDQFRPKYVEFLTDLLYTRCTDRYSRLLANHSVPIYRYVFEYRGQYSVVNLQGEIADFGVAQGDDLQYIFSDLWGKDLLMSSDDIEFSKHVFVPLLTNFAKTGVPTSIITDHIPTSWTPFNKNRLFLRIGTTLVVDSDYRADASRFWNEEISVILHPTDKKNDTIVSNANIEKDEL